In Candidatus Legionella polyplacis, the following are encoded in one genomic region:
- the rbfA gene encoding 30S ribosome-binding factor RbfA — protein sequence MNSDFKRVDRIASVIQRELSILIYKVLDNPKLPKFISITFVKVSKDLSYTKVYFTVCDENKDLAVEILNHSANYLRHKLSKLLSIYTVPKLCFIYDKNIEYSRRLLKLIENINIVDRTK from the coding sequence ATGAATAGTGATTTTAAACGAGTTGACAGGATAGCCTCTGTTATACAGAGAGAATTATCTATTTTAATTTACAAGGTTTTGGATAATCCTAAATTACCTAAGTTTATTTCAATTACTTTTGTAAAGGTATCTAAAGATTTAAGTTATACTAAGGTATATTTTACTGTTTGTGATGAAAATAAAGATCTGGCAGTAGAAATTCTTAATCATTCTGCAAATTATTTAAGACATAAATTATCAAAGTTATTGAGTATTTATACTGTTCCTAAATTGTGCTTTATATATGATAAAAATATAGAATATTCTAGAAGGTTATTAAAATTAATTGAAAATATTAATATTGTAGATAGAACAAAATAG
- the infB gene encoding translation initiation factor IF-2, with amino-acid sequence MSDLTVKQLAKVVGISVERLLLKFKEAGLLFSDAHQLVSEEQKGILLNYLNDLKKIFYLDSRINIKNSLNLFKSKGIIKNKIENDVCIGGKKISVEIRKKKMYMDNDLFTKTKNCQINLKDFSIVKQYDNKNNLNIDLVNDNNNTIIEKNYDIQNQTKLYEKNILIRKDNRKFIGINNNRKNFLKSNKKMISNINNIYLKKIEDRKFEKNKKKNFNKTILLEKDTKFKIGKMNVKHYMNLDDENDKKIINRLKKINKSKKNCVKNKINAHAENINLLINHGFEKPCKPIEKEIFLPNSISILELAKRMSVKATEIIKVMMNLGSIITINQVIDQNTASIIVESMGHKFILEKENSIEDILKNNVIEKKNINLNDSNFTIIRPPIVTIMGHVDHGKTSLIDYIRKTNVVNFEKGGITQHISAYYINYLNRFITFLDTPGHSAFVSMRERGVQITDIIVLVIAADDGVKPQTIEAIQHAKKSNAPIIVAINKIDKCDNINLNRIMHDLSVYDLLPEEWGGNTMYISISAKFGTGINKLLDAILLQSDLLELKVSTCERAEGVVIESYIDKGKGPISVVLMKTGILYKGDFILAGLRYGKVRALLDNNGIYLNSVNPSIPVSILGIPYVTCSGDKVVVVNDERKVREILLCKKRKYQNVRKFNDRAHFTKDILKNMASFSDVKKRLNIILKSDVYGSIEAVSNIILKLSTDMIKIEIVFSGVGNITESDVHLAIVSNSIIIGFNVKSDNSIKKLLKDNLISLYCFNVIYDVENLVKSLLSKMVIPKSREILMGFATVKEVFNVSKFKVIAGCLVNNGIINKCYPIKILRNNTIVHSGMLDNIKRFKENVVEIREGFECGISFRNYTNILLGDIINSYKVID; translated from the coding sequence ATGTCAGATTTAACAGTAAAACAGTTAGCTAAGGTTGTTGGGATTTCTGTTGAACGTTTATTATTAAAATTTAAAGAAGCTGGTTTATTATTTAGTGATGCTCATCAATTAGTTTCTGAAGAACAGAAAGGTATTTTACTTAATTATTTAAATGATTTGAAAAAAATTTTTTATTTAGATTCAAGAATTAATATAAAAAATAGTTTAAATTTATTTAAAAGTAAAGGTATTATTAAAAATAAAATAGAAAATGACGTATGTATTGGTGGGAAAAAAATTAGTGTTGAAATTCGTAAAAAAAAAATGTATATGGATAATGATTTATTTACAAAAACTAAAAATTGTCAAATAAATTTAAAAGATTTTTCAATTGTCAAACAATATGATAATAAAAATAATTTAAATATAGATTTAGTAAATGATAATAATAATACAATAATAGAAAAAAATTATGATATACAAAATCAGACTAAATTATATGAGAAGAATATTCTTATTAGAAAAGATAATCGTAAATTTATAGGAATAAATAATAATAGAAAAAATTTTTTAAAAAGTAATAAAAAAATGATTTCTAATATCAATAATATTTATTTAAAAAAAATAGAAGATAGGAAATTTGAAAAAAATAAAAAGAAAAATTTTAATAAAACTATTCTTTTAGAAAAAGATACAAAGTTTAAAATAGGTAAAATGAACGTTAAACATTATATGAATTTAGATGATGAGAATGATAAAAAAATAATTAATAGATTAAAAAAAATAAATAAGTCGAAGAAAAATTGTGTGAAAAATAAAATTAATGCACATGCTGAGAATATAAATTTATTAATAAATCATGGATTTGAAAAGCCATGTAAGCCAATTGAAAAAGAAATTTTTTTGCCAAATAGTATTTCTATACTGGAACTTGCCAAACGAATGTCGGTGAAGGCAACTGAAATTATTAAAGTTATGATGAATTTAGGTAGTATTATAACTATAAATCAAGTTATTGATCAAAATACAGCTTCTATTATTGTTGAGTCTATGGGGCATAAGTTTATATTGGAAAAAGAGAATAGTATTGAAGATATATTAAAAAATAATGTTATAGAAAAAAAGAATATTAATTTAAATGATTCAAATTTTACAATAATTAGACCTCCTATTGTTACTATAATGGGACATGTTGATCATGGAAAGACATCATTAATTGATTATATAAGGAAAACAAATGTTGTTAATTTTGAAAAAGGAGGAATTACTCAACATATTTCTGCTTATTATATTAATTATTTAAATAGATTTATTACTTTTTTAGATACACCAGGTCATTCTGCTTTTGTTTCTATGAGAGAAAGAGGAGTTCAAATTACTGATATTATAGTACTTGTTATAGCGGCAGATGATGGAGTGAAACCTCAGACTATAGAAGCAATACAGCATGCAAAAAAGAGTAATGCTCCTATAATTGTTGCCATTAATAAAATTGATAAATGTGATAATATTAATCTAAATCGTATTATGCATGATTTATCTGTTTATGATCTTCTTCCGGAAGAATGGGGTGGAAATACAATGTATATAAGTATATCTGCTAAATTTGGTACTGGGATTAATAAATTATTAGATGCAATTTTATTACAATCTGATTTACTTGAATTAAAAGTTTCTACATGTGAAAGAGCTGAAGGCGTTGTAATAGAATCATATATTGATAAAGGCAAAGGTCCTATATCTGTAGTTTTAATGAAAACTGGAATTTTATATAAAGGAGATTTTATTTTGGCTGGATTAAGATATGGAAAAGTACGTGCTTTATTGGATAATAATGGAATTTATTTGAATAGTGTCAATCCTTCTATACCAGTAAGTATTTTAGGAATACCTTATGTTACTTGTTCTGGAGATAAGGTTGTTGTGGTGAATGATGAAAGAAAAGTTAGGGAAATACTATTATGTAAGAAAAGAAAATATCAAAATGTAAGAAAATTTAATGATAGAGCGCATTTTACTAAAGATATATTAAAGAATATGGCTTCTTTTTCTGATGTTAAAAAAAGGTTGAATATAATTTTAAAATCAGATGTTTATGGATCAATTGAGGCTGTATCTAATATAATATTAAAATTATCAACGGATATGATAAAGATAGAAATAGTATTCAGTGGTGTTGGAAACATTACTGAATCTGATGTTCATTTGGCCATTGTTTCTAATTCTATTATTATTGGATTTAATGTAAAGTCAGATAATTCTATAAAGAAATTATTGAAAGATAATTTAATATCTTTATATTGTTTTAATGTGATTTATGATGTTGAGAATTTAGTTAAATCGTTATTGAGTAAAATGGTCATTCCAAAATCTAGAGAGATATTAATGGGATTTGCTACAGTTAAAGAAGTATTTAATGTATCAAAATTTAAAGTTATTGCTGGTTGTTTGGTAAATAATGGAATTATCAATAAATGTTATCCTATTAAAATATTACGTAATAATACTATAGTGCATAGTGGTATGCTAGATAATATAAAGAGGTTTAAAGAGAATGTAGTAGAGATTAGAGAAGGATTTGAATGCGGAATAAGTTTTAGAAATTATACTAATATTTTATTAGGAGATATTATAAATTCTTATAAAGTAATTGATTAA
- the nusA gene encoding transcription termination factor NusA: MSKELLLVAEALSNAKGVHKDVVLQAIQLALESATRKFSDKDINVRVQLDFKTGEYKTFRFWEVVSDENLEFPEKQIVLSKAKRYVPCVELGGVIEELMPCVKFGRIAAQTAKQIIIQKVREAERKQIVDQFSAKLGQLVYGTVKKVTRDSIIIDLGGKAEAYMSRNEILPNEIFRLNDKVRAYLYDIVSQVRGPQLFVSRTRDGMLIELFRIEVPEIGENIITIKASAREPGNRSKIAVKTNDGRIDPVGACVGMRGSRVQAISSELSGERVDIILWDDNPAQLVINAMAPAEVASIVVDEDSHSMDLAVKKEQLSQAIGRNGQNVKLASQLTGWSLNVMTIEDFKNKGKEESNTIVNFFISNLHISEKIARSLVDHGFSLLEEIAYLPKEELLVIDGLNDEIVDNLKKHAHNVLLTKALASEEFKECNKENNVLSSELLGMSGMTKEIANYLLSIGVTTMNKLADCSVDELFNLKNGMTEKKAADLIMQARKSWFK; the protein is encoded by the coding sequence ATGAGTAAAGAACTGTTATTAGTAGCAGAAGCTTTATCAAATGCAAAAGGAGTGCATAAGGACGTGGTATTACAAGCAATTCAGTTAGCGCTTGAATCAGCTACTCGTAAATTTAGTGATAAGGATATTAATGTGAGAGTACAGCTTGATTTTAAAACTGGAGAGTATAAAACATTTCGTTTTTGGGAAGTAGTTTCTGATGAAAATTTAGAATTTCCAGAAAAACAAATTGTTTTAAGTAAAGCAAAAAGATATGTTCCATGTGTTGAGTTAGGAGGTGTAATAGAAGAATTAATGCCTTGTGTTAAATTTGGTCGTATAGCTGCTCAGACTGCTAAACAGATTATTATACAGAAAGTTCGTGAAGCGGAAAGAAAACAAATTGTTGATCAATTTAGTGCTAAATTGGGGCAATTAGTATATGGTACTGTAAAAAAAGTAACTCGTGATAGTATTATTATTGATTTAGGTGGAAAAGCTGAAGCATACATGTCTCGAAATGAAATATTACCAAATGAAATTTTTAGACTTAATGATAAAGTACGTGCTTATTTGTATGATATTGTTTCTCAAGTTCGTGGTCCTCAATTATTTGTTAGTAGAACTAGAGATGGGATGTTAATTGAGTTATTTCGAATTGAAGTTCCTGAGATTGGAGAGAATATTATTACGATTAAAGCATCTGCTAGAGAGCCTGGAAATCGTTCAAAGATTGCTGTTAAAACTAATGATGGTCGTATTGATCCTGTTGGTGCTTGTGTTGGTATGAGAGGTTCTCGTGTGCAAGCTATTTCTAGTGAATTATCTGGTGAAAGGGTAGATATTATATTATGGGATGATAATCCTGCTCAATTAGTTATCAATGCTATGGCTCCAGCTGAAGTAGCATCTATTGTTGTTGATGAAGATTCTCATTCTATGGATTTAGCAGTAAAGAAAGAACAGTTATCACAAGCAATTGGTAGAAATGGACAAAATGTAAAATTAGCTAGTCAATTAACTGGATGGTCTTTAAATGTTATGACTATTGAAGATTTTAAAAATAAGGGAAAAGAAGAATCTAATACTATTGTTAATTTCTTTATATCTAATTTACATATTAGTGAAAAAATAGCACGATCGTTAGTTGATCATGGTTTTTCTTTATTAGAGGAAATTGCTTATCTTCCAAAAGAAGAATTGTTAGTTATTGATGGATTAAATGATGAGATTGTTGATAATTTAAAGAAACATGCACATAATGTGTTATTAACAAAAGCATTGGCTTCAGAGGAATTTAAGGAGTGCAATAAAGAAAATAATGTTTTGTCATCTGAGTTATTAGGAATGTCAGGAATGACTAAAGAAATAGCTAATTATTTACTTTCTATTGGTGTAACGACTATGAATAAATTAGCAGATTGTTCTGTAGATGAGTTGTTTAATTTAAAAAATGGAATGACAGAAAAAAAAGCAGCTGATTTAATTATGCAGGCAAGAAAATCTTGGTTTAAGTAG